Proteins encoded by one window of Bacteroidota bacterium:
- a CDS encoding peptidase C1: MKKQLVTTVAVMIAILFYSILFAQERKDKAQFKPRSNEFYEQVQKGVEAFEAPKKADKPLALRMDFTGMDVPKSMSEFKTVFAQKPESQGETGTCWCFSTTSFYESEIKRLSNLDIQLSELYTVYWQYVEKAKEFVRTRGTSAFDEGSETNGVAAMMKQYGIVPLDAYNGMKIGQPYHNHSKMVNEMKAYLQGIKTANNWNTDEIVSTIKSIMNFYLGEPPTSVTIAGKKMTPLEYLKNVTKLNPDDYVDFMSFMEAPYWTQAEYKVSDNWWHSADYYNVPLNDYMSIIKSAIKSGYSMSIGGDVSESGMDNKLGVAMIPTYDIPSAYIDEYARQMRFTNGSTTDDHAMHLVGYEEKTNGTWYLIKDSGSGGQNNQTAPGYWYMHEDFIKLKMTSFTIHKDAVKEILAKFPKKP, translated from the coding sequence ATGAAAAAACAATTGGTAACTACTGTTGCAGTGATGATTGCAATTTTATTTTACAGCATTCTGTTTGCTCAGGAGAGAAAAGACAAAGCTCAGTTCAAACCAAGATCAAATGAGTTTTATGAACAAGTGCAAAAAGGAGTGGAGGCATTTGAAGCGCCAAAGAAAGCGGATAAGCCATTGGCATTACGCATGGATTTCACCGGAATGGATGTTCCGAAATCCATGTCGGAATTCAAAACAGTGTTTGCTCAGAAACCAGAATCGCAGGGAGAAACCGGAACCTGCTGGTGTTTTTCCACCACTTCGTTTTACGAATCGGAAATAAAACGCCTGAGTAATCTGGACATTCAGCTTTCTGAATTATATACTGTTTACTGGCAGTATGTGGAGAAAGCAAAAGAGTTTGTGCGCACGCGCGGCACCTCTGCTTTTGATGAAGGTTCGGAAACAAACGGAGTGGCAGCCATGATGAAACAATATGGTATTGTTCCGTTGGATGCATATAACGGAATGAAAATCGGTCAGCCCTATCATAACCATAGTAAAATGGTGAATGAAATGAAAGCTTATCTGCAGGGAATTAAAACTGCAAACAACTGGAACACCGATGAGATTGTTTCTACCATAAAATCAATTATGAACTTTTATCTGGGCGAGCCGCCCACATCTGTAACGATTGCCGGAAAAAAAATGACGCCTCTTGAATACCTGAAGAACGTTACCAAATTAAATCCTGATGATTATGTTGATTTCATGAGCTTCATGGAAGCGCCTTATTGGACGCAGGCAGAATATAAAGTATCAGACAACTGGTGGCACTCGGCAGATTATTATAATGTTCCGCTGAATGATTATATGAGCATCATTAAAAGTGCAATCAAAAGCGGATACTCCATGTCAATTGGCGGTGATGTTTCAGAAAGCGGCATGGATAATAAATTAGGTGTTGCCATGATTCCAACGTATGATATTCCATCAGCATACATTGATGAATACGCGCGTCAGATGCGTTTCACAAATGGCTCTACCACCGATGATCATGCCATGCACCTGGTTGGCTATGAAGAAAAAACAAACGGAACTTGGTATCTGATCAAGGATTCCGGCAGCGGAGGACAAAACAACCAAACAGCGCCCGGCTATTGGTACATGCACGAAGATTTTATCAAGTTAAAAATGACCAGCTTCACTATTCACAAAGATGCCGTGAAAGAAATATTGGCTAAGTTTCCTAAGAAACCATGA
- the sucD gene encoding succinate--CoA ligase subunit alpha, giving the protein MSVLVNKNSRVIVQGFTGGEGTFHATQMIEYGTNVVGGVTPGKGGTKHLDKPVFNTVSDAVKTAGADVSVIFVPPPFAADAIMEAAEAGIKVIICITEGIPTKDMIAVKEYLKDKNCRLVGPNCPGVITPGEAKCGIMPGFIHRKGTIGIVSRSGTLTYEAVDQVTKAGMGQSTCIGIGGDPIPGTTTKDAVELFMNDPDTEGIIMIGEIGGNMENEAAYYIKANPRKPVVGFIAGQTAPPGRRMGHAGAIIGGADDTAAAKMKIMRECGIHVVDSPAVIGKMMAKVLNKVMA; this is encoded by the coding sequence GTTTTAGTAAACAAAAATTCCCGCGTAATTGTTCAGGGTTTCACTGGTGGCGAAGGAACTTTTCACGCCACACAAATGATTGAATACGGAACCAATGTGGTGGGAGGTGTAACTCCCGGCAAAGGCGGAACCAAACATCTGGATAAACCTGTTTTCAATACTGTTTCAGATGCAGTGAAAACTGCTGGCGCGGATGTGTCTGTGATTTTTGTTCCTCCTCCGTTTGCGGCAGATGCCATCATGGAAGCTGCTGAAGCAGGAATCAAAGTGATCATCTGCATCACCGAAGGAATTCCCACAAAAGATATGATAGCGGTAAAAGAATATTTAAAAGATAAAAACTGTCGCTTGGTTGGACCCAACTGTCCCGGTGTGATTACTCCGGGAGAAGCGAAGTGCGGCATTATGCCCGGATTCATTCACAGGAAAGGAACTATCGGAATTGTTTCACGCTCGGGAACTTTAACGTATGAAGCCGTTGATCAGGTTACAAAAGCAGGAATGGGTCAAAGCACTTGTATTGGAATTGGCGGTGACCCGATTCCCGGAACCACTACCAAAGATGCTGTTGAACTTTTTATGAACGACCCTGACACCGAAGGAATTATTATGATAGGAGAAATTGGCGGCAACATGGAAAACGAAGCGGCATATTATATAAAAGCAAATCCAAGAAAACCTGTTGTTGGATTTATTGCCGGACAAACCGCGCCTCCCGGAAGAAGAATGGGGCATGCGGGCGCTATCATTGGCGGAGCGGATGACACTGCCGCGGCAAAAATGAAAATCATGCGCGAGTGCGGAATTCATGTAGTGGATTCTCCTGCGGTGATTGGAAAAATGATGGCGAAGGTTCTGAATAAAGTAATGGCGTAA
- a CDS encoding T9SS type A sorting domain-containing protein, whose translation MKKTITLLAVFALAIAVHAQLINPGFETWTNDLAVPTAMNPNSGNGTTGWWDYNFFNSPLVGSSPVSVFRCDTAHSGNFSARIKTTIYTPTSWNIYKAWGIPFIGHNYSDTLGIVFDGNLNETNQVFQPGIPCTQKLTSFSFYYQYFPQAGDTAECRVLLVKQRNAVAGGWFKTNVATGLTWQQATITFAYVDTVTPDTLYTLFSSSSLDRLPKPGSIFLIDDASVTGASGVNQILADESRVDVFPNPASNEINFHVAGVNNAATISIVDITGKEISSVAIHSNLTTVNTHAYSDGLYFYQLYNKAGNLIKSDKFSVVK comes from the coding sequence ATGAAAAAAACAATTACCCTTTTAGCTGTTTTCGCTCTGGCGATTGCAGTTCATGCCCAATTGATCAACCCAGGTTTTGAAACATGGACCAATGACCTTGCAGTGCCAACGGCAATGAATCCTAACAGCGGCAACGGCACCACGGGCTGGTGGGATTATAATTTCTTCAATAGTCCGTTGGTTGGCAGCAGCCCCGTATCGGTGTTCAGATGCGATACTGCCCATTCCGGAAATTTTTCAGCCCGCATTAAAACAACCATTTACACCCCAACTTCATGGAACATTTATAAAGCATGGGGCATTCCTTTTATCGGACACAATTATTCTGATACATTGGGTATTGTATTTGACGGCAACCTCAACGAAACGAATCAGGTGTTTCAACCCGGCATTCCCTGCACTCAAAAATTAACTTCTTTCAGTTTCTATTACCAATATTTTCCTCAGGCAGGTGACACCGCGGAGTGCCGTGTGTTATTAGTGAAACAGCGCAATGCTGTGGCAGGTGGTTGGTTCAAAACAAATGTTGCCACCGGCTTAACCTGGCAGCAAGCTACTATTACTTTTGCTTATGTTGATACAGTAACACCCGACACGCTGTATACTTTATTCAGTTCTTCATCGCTCGACCGTTTGCCAAAACCCGGCAGCATTTTTTTGATTGATGATGCCAGCGTAACCGGAGCTTCGGGCGTTAACCAGATTTTAGCCGATGAAAGCCGCGTTGATGTTTTTCCTAATCCTGCTTCCAATGAAATTAATTTCCACGTTGCCGGTGTGAACAATGCTGCAACTATTTCAATTGTTGACATTACCGGAAAAGAAATTAGCAGCGTGGCAATACATAGCAACCTTACTACGGTTAATACCCACGCCTACAGTGACGGACTTTATTTTTACCAGCTTTATAACAAAGCAGGCAACCTCATTAAGTCAGACAAGTTTAGCGTTGTTAAATAG